The following proteins come from a genomic window of Pseudomonas cichorii:
- a CDS encoding glycosyltransferase family 1 protein: MRPLLVCLSHLRWGFVYQRPQHLMTRMARRYDVLFFEEPLTAEGQQAHLQLFLQANGVTVATPYLPAGLNAEQTEQQLRELLDDYLLRNPREVLLRWYFTPMSLGFSEHLSARGTVYDCMDELSAFKGAPPQLLEREQRLLALADVVFTGGVSLWEAKRAQHGNVHAMPSSVDIEHFASARQALPEPADQAGIAHPRLGFFGVVDERLDLVLLEGLARQRPDWHLVVLGPVVKIDLASLPSLPNIHYLGARAYSELPAYLSGWDVALMPFALNEATRFISPTKTPEYLAGGCPVVSTPIRDVVRTYGACPVVHIAEDVPGFVTAIEAALIQRQDRDALFHLADQALAGMSWDCTWNAMMEHITCLA; encoded by the coding sequence ATGCGTCCCTTGCTTGTCTGCCTTTCCCATTTACGCTGGGGATTTGTCTACCAGCGCCCTCAACACCTGATGACGCGCATGGCGCGGCGCTACGATGTACTGTTTTTCGAGGAGCCACTGACAGCCGAGGGTCAGCAGGCTCATCTGCAACTGTTTCTTCAGGCCAATGGTGTGACGGTGGCGACGCCGTATCTGCCTGCCGGGCTGAATGCCGAGCAGACCGAACAGCAACTTCGCGAGCTGCTCGATGATTACCTGCTGCGCAATCCACGCGAGGTTTTGCTGCGCTGGTATTTCACACCCATGAGCCTGGGCTTCAGCGAGCATCTGTCGGCCCGTGGCACTGTCTATGACTGCATGGACGAGCTCTCGGCATTCAAGGGGGCGCCGCCACAGTTGCTTGAACGCGAGCAGCGTCTGCTGGCGCTGGCGGATGTGGTGTTCACGGGTGGCGTCAGCCTGTGGGAGGCCAAGCGTGCCCAGCACGGCAATGTCCATGCGATGCCCAGCAGTGTCGATATCGAACATTTCGCCAGTGCCCGACAGGCATTGCCCGAGCCCGCCGATCAGGCCGGTATCGCTCATCCGCGACTGGGCTTTTTCGGGGTCGTGGATGAGCGTCTCGATCTCGTCTTGCTGGAAGGACTGGCCCGGCAGCGACCTGACTGGCACCTGGTGGTCCTTGGCCCTGTGGTCAAGATCGATCTGGCCAGTCTGCCGAGTCTGCCCAACATTCATTACCTGGGCGCCAGGGCCTACAGCGAATTGCCCGCTTACCTGAGTGGCTGGGACGTGGCGCTGATGCCCTTTGCGCTCAATGAAGCCACACGTTTCATCAGTCCGACCAAGACACCTGAATACCTTGCAGGTGGCTGCCCGGTGGTGAGTACGCCGATCCGCGATGTGGTGCGCACCTATGGCGCTTGCCCGGTGGTACACATTGCCGAAGATGTCCCCGGTTTCGTCACTGCCATCGAAGCCGCGCTGATCCAGCGCCAGGACCGTGATGCGTTGTTTCATCTGGCCGATCAGGCCCTGGCCGGTATGAGCTGGGATTGCACCTGGAACGCCATGATGGAGCACATCACATGCCTCGCCTGA
- the glf gene encoding UDP-galactopyranose mutase, with amino-acid sequence MPRLTLEQARYRAGQLQGEGGAPFYDYLIVGAGFAGSVLAERLACGLGLKVLLIDRRGHIGGNAYDHLDEAGILVHRYGPHIFHTNAQRIVDYLSRFTEWRPYEHRVLAQVRGQQVPVPINLTTLNRLYGLELDEAGAERFLAQRAEPVDPIRSAEDVVVGQVGRELYELFFRGYTRKQWGLDPAQLDRSVTARVPARTNADDRYFTDSFQMMPQQGYTAMFERMLNHPGIDILLGVDFAEIDRLLPRGHLVYCGPVDEYFGHSLGRLPYRSLRFEHRTLAQERFQDVAVVNYPDETVPHTRVTEYKHLTGQEHAQTSVTYEYPCAEGDPYYPVPAAENAALYQRYKDLGDATEGVTFLGRLGTYKYYNMDQVVGQALALYQRIAQTRGATAEGASHERA; translated from the coding sequence ATGCCTCGCCTGACACTTGAACAGGCCCGCTACCGTGCCGGGCAATTGCAAGGGGAAGGCGGCGCACCCTTCTACGACTATCTCATCGTCGGCGCCGGTTTCGCGGGCAGCGTGCTGGCCGAGCGACTGGCCTGCGGGCTTGGGCTGAAAGTATTGCTGATCGACCGTCGTGGGCATATCGGCGGCAATGCCTACGATCATCTGGACGAAGCCGGGATCCTGGTTCATCGCTATGGACCGCATATCTTCCACACCAATGCGCAACGGATTGTCGATTACCTGTCGCGCTTCACCGAATGGCGTCCCTATGAGCATCGAGTATTGGCTCAGGTGCGTGGGCAACAGGTGCCGGTGCCGATCAACCTGACCACGCTCAATCGGCTGTATGGCCTGGAACTGGACGAGGCGGGCGCCGAGCGCTTTCTTGCCCAACGCGCCGAGCCGGTCGACCCGATACGCAGCGCCGAGGACGTGGTGGTCGGTCAGGTGGGGCGCGAGCTGTACGAGCTGTTCTTTCGTGGCTACACCCGCAAGCAATGGGGGCTCGATCCGGCTCAGCTTGATCGTTCGGTCACTGCCCGTGTGCCAGCGCGGACCAACGCCGATGACCGCTATTTCACCGACAGCTTTCAGATGATGCCGCAGCAGGGCTACACCGCCATGTTCGAGCGAATGCTCAATCATCCGGGCATCGACATTCTGTTGGGTGTGGATTTCGCCGAGATCGACCGGTTATTGCCCCGTGGCCATCTGGTGTATTGCGGGCCGGTGGACGAATACTTCGGCCATTCCCTTGGGCGTCTGCCTTACCGTTCCCTGCGTTTCGAGCACCGGACCCTGGCGCAGGAGCGCTTTCAAGACGTGGCGGTGGTCAACTATCCCGACGAGACGGTGCCCCATACCCGCGTCACCGAGTACAAGCACCTGACCGGCCAGGAGCATGCGCAAACCAGCGTGACCTATGAATACCCCTGCGCCGAAGGTGATCCTTATTACCCGGTGCCGGCTGCGGAAAATGCCGCGCTGTATCAACGCTACAAGGATCTGGGGGATGCCACCGAAGGCGTGACCTTCCTCGGTCGGCTGGGCACCTACAAGTACTACAACATGGATCAGGTGGTGGGACAGGCGTTGGCGCTTTACCAACGTATTGCTCAGACCCGCGGCGCAACGGCCGAGGGCGCTTCTCATGAGCGAGCCTGA
- a CDS encoding beta-galactosidase, giving the protein MSEPEAFASFLMGGFECTSSRRGDGKRLDLIASTGHDRWAEQDYRSLAGYGMRTVRDGVRWHLIEPRPGHYDFSSLEPLLLAATRTGTQVIWDLGHYGYPDDLDIWRPVFVERFARMAQAVARRVRESSDAVPFYCPINEPSFWAWGGGEVGYFYPLGHKRGTELKHQLVRASIAAMSAIREVDSRARFIHADPLIHVRAVRQRAGDVEAAEAYRMAQYESWDLISGRSWPGLGGHEAFLDILGVNFYPHNQWYLDGPTIRLGEPHFRPLVGMLMEVHARYGRPLVISETGTEGIGRGPWLDYVGEQAILALIKGVDLRGLCLYPVLDYPGWDDDRYCNSGLLGYADASGLRPEDPPTREALARFALRLAEARVRIPKRPPA; this is encoded by the coding sequence ATGAGCGAGCCTGAAGCGTTCGCCAGTTTTCTCATGGGAGGCTTTGAATGCACCAGCAGCCGTCGCGGCGACGGGAAGCGTCTGGACCTGATTGCCTCAACCGGGCATGACCGCTGGGCCGAGCAGGATTATCGCAGCCTTGCCGGGTATGGAATGCGCACGGTACGCGACGGCGTGCGCTGGCACCTGATCGAGCCACGTCCCGGCCATTATGACTTCAGCAGTCTGGAGCCGCTGTTGCTGGCTGCCACGAGGACCGGCACTCAGGTGATCTGGGATCTCGGTCACTACGGATATCCGGACGATCTGGATATCTGGCGACCGGTCTTCGTCGAGCGTTTCGCCCGCATGGCCCAGGCGGTGGCCAGGCGGGTGCGCGAGTCCAGTGATGCCGTGCCGTTTTACTGCCCGATCAACGAGCCCTCTTTCTGGGCATGGGGCGGTGGCGAGGTCGGCTATTTCTATCCGCTGGGCCATAAGCGCGGCACCGAACTCAAGCACCAGTTGGTGCGTGCGAGCATTGCAGCCATGAGCGCCATTCGCGAGGTCGATTCACGGGCGCGTTTCATCCATGCCGATCCATTGATTCATGTTCGTGCTGTGCGACAGCGGGCCGGTGATGTCGAAGCGGCCGAGGCCTATCGCATGGCTCAGTACGAAAGCTGGGACCTGATCAGTGGCCGAAGCTGGCCTGGCCTGGGAGGGCATGAGGCTTTTCTGGATATCCTCGGCGTGAACTTCTATCCACATAATCAATGGTACCTGGACGGGCCGACGATCCGTCTCGGCGAGCCACATTTTCGGCCATTGGTTGGCATGCTGATGGAAGTTCACGCCCGTTATGGCCGCCCTCTGGTGATCAGCGAAACCGGTACCGAGGGTATCGGGCGCGGGCCATGGCTGGATTATGTCGGGGAACAGGCAATCCTGGCATTGATCAAGGGCGTCGATCTGCGTGGCCTGTGCCTGTACCCGGTGCTCGACTATCCCGGCTGGGATGACGACCGATACTGCAACAGCGGCCTGCTTGGTTATGCCGATGCCAGTGGCTTGCGCCCCGAAGACCCGCCGACCCGCGAAGCCCTGGCCCGCTTCGCTTTACGTCTGGCTGAAGCCCGAGTACGTATTCCCAAGAGGCCGCCCGCATGA
- a CDS encoding ABC transporter ATP-binding protein: MNIAQSVPPNPNAGRFLWGYARRRPWAYGGMATLVIAAASCAVAVQYGMKLLVDSMGGEGNRSGVWFAFGLFIFLIAIENLFWRLGGWLGCRTVVASCADMRVDLFSHLTGHPMRYFAEHYAGALGSRISATGAAAGQIYSALLWKIIPPCVDFLGAVVILATVRIQMALALVAFVVLVAAIITFFGIRGRSRHQLYAAQAASVGGELVDLVNNVWTIKAFAARDRERLRLDAKIRTEARAQSRSWMYVEKARVLHDLCLASMAGTMLAWSILLWTRGAVSVGDVVMVSALTFRILHGSRDLALALVETSQHMGAIGDTLAVIAKPYELSDTEQEWAVPSGAIELQEVGYAYPGGRQVLCGLTLRIEPGQRVGIVGPSGAGKTTLLGLLQRLDDVSTGSIRIDGRDLRQISQDSLRRQIAVVPQEPTLFNRSIYENIAYGRPEATREEVIAAARNAYCHEFIDQLPQGYDALVGERGVMLSGGQRQRLGIARAFLKNAPILLLDEATAALDSSSEAIIQSALSSLMRGRTVLAIAHRLTTLTRFDRVLVIQQGRIVEDGPPEQLRSAGGLFQTLWQAQEMGRQD; this comes from the coding sequence ATGAACATTGCGCAAAGTGTGCCGCCCAACCCGAATGCCGGACGTTTTCTGTGGGGCTACGCCAGGCGTCGGCCATGGGCCTATGGCGGTATGGCAACGCTGGTGATCGCCGCCGCCAGTTGCGCAGTGGCCGTGCAGTACGGCATGAAGCTGCTGGTCGACAGCATGGGCGGCGAGGGGAATCGTTCCGGGGTCTGGTTCGCCTTCGGGTTGTTTATCTTTCTGATCGCCATCGAAAACCTGTTCTGGCGTCTGGGTGGCTGGCTGGGCTGCCGCACGGTGGTCGCCAGTTGCGCGGACATGCGGGTGGACCTGTTCAGCCACCTGACCGGACACCCGATGCGCTACTTTGCCGAGCACTACGCCGGAGCCCTGGGCAGCCGCATTTCGGCCACCGGCGCGGCGGCAGGGCAGATCTACAGTGCGCTGTTGTGGAAGATCATTCCGCCCTGCGTCGATTTTCTCGGCGCGGTGGTGATACTGGCCACGGTACGCATCCAGATGGCACTGGCGCTGGTGGCTTTCGTGGTGCTGGTGGCGGCGATCATCACCTTCTTCGGCATTCGCGGGCGCAGTCGTCATCAGCTATATGCGGCGCAAGCGGCCAGTGTGGGCGGTGAGCTTGTGGATCTGGTCAACAACGTCTGGACGATCAAGGCCTTCGCGGCACGGGATCGGGAACGGCTGAGGCTGGATGCCAAGATCCGCACCGAGGCACGGGCGCAGAGTCGTAGCTGGATGTACGTTGAAAAGGCGCGAGTGCTGCATGACCTGTGTCTGGCGAGCATGGCCGGGACCATGCTGGCCTGGTCCATTCTGCTCTGGACGCGCGGGGCCGTGAGCGTCGGTGACGTGGTGATGGTCAGCGCGCTGACGTTTCGCATCCTGCATGGCTCACGGGATCTGGCGCTGGCGTTGGTCGAGACCAGCCAGCATATGGGGGCCATTGGCGATACGCTGGCCGTTATCGCCAAGCCCTACGAACTCAGCGATACCGAGCAGGAATGGGCCGTACCATCCGGTGCCATCGAACTGCAAGAGGTTGGCTATGCCTATCCTGGCGGCAGGCAGGTGTTGTGCGGGCTGACCTTGCGCATCGAGCCGGGGCAAAGAGTGGGCATCGTCGGCCCGTCCGGCGCAGGCAAAACCACGTTGCTGGGCTTGCTGCAACGTCTGGATGACGTCAGTACGGGGAGCATTCGCATCGATGGCCGCGACCTTCGGCAGATCAGCCAGGACAGCCTGCGCCGACAGATAGCCGTAGTGCCTCAGGAGCCAACCTTGTTCAACCGCAGCATCTACGAAAACATTGCTTACGGTAGACCCGAGGCCACTCGCGAGGAAGTGATCGCAGCCGCCCGCAATGCTTATTGCCACGAGTTCATCGACCAGTTGCCCCAAGGCTATGACGCGCTGGTGGGCGAGCGGGGCGTGATGCTCTCTGGCGGTCAGCGCCAGCGCCTCGGCATAGCCCGGGCCTTTCTCAAGAACGCCCCGATCCTGTTACTCGACGAAGCCACCGCCGCCCTGGATTCAAGCTCCGAAGCCATCATCCAGTCAGCGCTCAGCAGCCTGATGCGCGGCCGCACAGTCCTTGCCATCGCCCATCGATTGACCACACTTACCAGGTTCGATCGGGTGCTGGTGATTCAGCAAGGCCGTATCGTCGAAGACGGCCCACCCGAGCAATTACGCAGCGCGGGCGGGCTGTTTCAAACGCTCTGGCAGGCCCAGGAAATGGGCCGCCAGGATTGA
- a CDS encoding alpha/beta fold hydrolase, with protein MSLQPALHRFYTLLVSAILLATSALAQAQTKSYTVTAPDGVTLAVQEAGNPDGPAIVFIHGLLGSHLNWDAQVNSPLLQRYRMITYDLRGHGLSGKPSDAQAYADGNRWADDLAAVIKASHAEKPVLAGWSLGGVVISNYLARYGDSRIAGALYVNGVIELKPEQIVAHPEVYRDLNSTDLKTHLDTVRTFLALCFHTPPDTQTFERLFANAAMASWNMQKAVQSMTVEAARGLGNAKVPVLLLYGSRDALVQARPSIARATQLNPNVQSKLYEHSGHAPFVEEAERFNRDLAAFIDSTSVR; from the coding sequence GTGTCCCTTCAACCAGCTTTGCATCGCTTCTACACACTGCTTGTCTCAGCAATCCTGTTGGCCACTTCGGCGCTCGCCCAGGCGCAAACGAAAAGCTATACGGTTACAGCACCCGACGGCGTCACTCTGGCAGTTCAGGAGGCCGGCAACCCGGACGGCCCGGCCATCGTTTTCATTCATGGCCTGCTCGGCAGCCACTTGAACTGGGACGCTCAGGTAAACAGCCCGCTGCTGCAACGCTATCGAATGATCACCTATGACCTGCGCGGCCACGGCCTCTCCGGCAAGCCTTCGGATGCTCAGGCGTATGCCGACGGAAACCGCTGGGCCGATGACCTCGCCGCAGTCATAAAAGCCTCGCACGCTGAAAAGCCTGTGCTGGCGGGCTGGTCGCTGGGCGGTGTGGTCATCTCCAACTATCTGGCCAGGTATGGTGACAGCCGGATTGCAGGCGCACTGTATGTCAACGGCGTCATCGAACTGAAGCCCGAGCAGATCGTGGCGCATCCCGAGGTTTACCGGGACCTGAACTCCACCGACCTGAAGACCCACCTCGATACCGTGCGCACATTCCTTGCCCTGTGCTTCCACACACCGCCCGACACCCAGACCTTCGAGCGGTTGTTTGCCAATGCCGCGATGGCGTCCTGGAACATGCAAAAGGCTGTTCAGTCCATGACCGTGGAAGCCGCCAGGGGCCTGGGCAATGCAAAGGTGCCGGTGTTATTGCTGTATGGCTCGCGCGACGCACTGGTACAGGCCCGGCCTTCGATTGCACGCGCTACGCAACTGAATCCGAATGTGCAGAGCAAACTCTATGAACACTCAGGCCATGCTCCCTTCGTAGAGGAAGCAGAACGCTTCAATCGTGACCTGGCGGCTTTCATTGATTCAACGTCGGTGCGTTGA
- a CDS encoding MerR family transcriptional regulator, translating to MTKPTPKSTMSIGELARETGASVRSIRHYDEHGLLKSMRANNGYRTFPAIAVTQVRQIQRMIATGFSLAEIRSFPDCMRMIEGAAVCPDTTAAQRERLASIEQQINDLERRRVRLLKMLSEGVVPPLDAV from the coding sequence ATGACAAAGCCCACCCCAAAAAGCACCATGAGCATTGGCGAACTCGCACGAGAAACCGGCGCCAGTGTGCGTTCGATCCGCCATTACGATGAGCATGGTTTGCTCAAGTCCATGCGCGCCAACAACGGCTATCGCACGTTTCCTGCGATAGCTGTCACGCAAGTCAGACAGATCCAGCGCATGATCGCAACGGGGTTCAGCCTGGCAGAGATCCGCAGCTTTCCCGACTGCATGCGCATGATAGAAGGTGCTGCGGTGTGCCCGGATACCACCGCTGCGCAACGTGAACGGCTGGCCTCCATAGAGCAGCAGATCAACGATCTGGAGCGTCGTCGGGTACGACTGCTCAAGATGCTGTCGGAAGGTGTGGTTCCGCCTCTGGATGCTGTGTAG
- a CDS encoding YqaA family protein, with translation MFELTSYLGLFAVAFGAATLLPLQSEAVLVGMLLSERYATVLLLLVATSGNVLGSAVNWYLGRSIERFRHRRWFPVSERHLDKAQHTYKRYGRWALLFSWVPIIGDPITMIAGVMREPFWRFLLIVTLAKGVRYLVLTAMTLGWAL, from the coding sequence ATGTTCGAGCTGACAAGTTATCTGGGACTCTTTGCGGTGGCATTCGGCGCTGCCACGCTGTTACCGCTGCAGTCCGAAGCCGTGCTGGTCGGCATGCTGCTTTCGGAGCGCTATGCAACGGTTCTGCTCCTGCTGGTTGCCACGTCAGGCAATGTCCTGGGATCAGCCGTGAACTGGTATCTGGGGCGTTCCATCGAACGCTTTCGGCATCGGCGCTGGTTTCCGGTCAGCGAGCGTCATCTGGACAAGGCCCAGCACACTTACAAGCGCTACGGACGCTGGGCGCTACTGTTCAGTTGGGTGCCGATCATCGGCGACCCCATCACCATGATCGCGGGCGTCATGCGCGAGCCGTTCTGGCGTTTTCTGCTGATCGTCACGCTGGCGAAAGGGGTGCGCTACCTGGTGCTGACGGCGATGACGCTGGGGTGGGCGTTGTGA
- a CDS encoding LysR family transcriptional regulator: MNHPDSFDGLSEFLAISRRLSIRKAALDLGKTPGAVSQALQKMEHRLGVQLFHRTTRKMALTEAGINLLSRVEPAAQAIATGLEDAAQSAKAPSGTLRLIVERLALPHVIEPVLPAFREAWPRLNVDITVSNRHENFVSEGYDAGILIGSYIEQDMIAVRLSKPFQWAVFGSPEYFRTHGKPKVSQDLLHHECIRFRRPEKGDIYRWEFVENKETVRIEPNSAITVNDGELMRSLAVKGVGLIYSSTFHTSRELANGTLEPALLDSSPSSDGLFLYFPRSARNQPKLRAFIDMCSEVLKTR; encoded by the coding sequence ATGAACCACCCCGACAGCTTTGATGGATTGTCAGAATTTCTGGCGATATCCAGGCGACTGAGTATTCGTAAAGCCGCTCTCGATCTTGGCAAAACGCCAGGAGCGGTTAGCCAGGCCTTGCAGAAAATGGAACATCGCCTGGGTGTGCAACTCTTTCATCGCACCACCCGCAAGATGGCGCTGACAGAAGCAGGTATAAACCTGCTGTCGAGAGTCGAGCCGGCAGCACAAGCCATTGCAACAGGGCTGGAAGATGCAGCTCAGTCGGCAAAGGCTCCATCGGGAACGCTCAGGCTCATCGTGGAGCGCCTGGCCCTGCCACATGTGATAGAGCCTGTCTTACCCGCCTTTCGTGAAGCCTGGCCCAGGTTGAATGTGGACATCACCGTCAGCAATCGCCATGAGAACTTTGTCTCGGAAGGTTATGACGCGGGCATTCTGATCGGCTCATACATTGAGCAGGACATGATCGCGGTGCGGCTTTCAAAACCCTTCCAGTGGGCTGTCTTCGGGTCGCCGGAATACTTCAGGACCCACGGAAAACCGAAGGTATCCCAGGATCTCCTACATCACGAATGCATTCGGTTTCGTCGCCCGGAAAAGGGCGATATCTATCGCTGGGAGTTCGTCGAAAACAAGGAAACCGTCAGGATAGAGCCAAACAGCGCCATTACCGTCAATGACGGAGAGCTGATGCGCAGCCTGGCCGTCAAAGGCGTCGGGCTCATCTACTCCTCAACCTTTCACACCTCGCGTGAACTGGCCAACGGCACGCTCGAGCCTGCACTGCTTGATAGCTCCCCGAGTAGTGACGGGCTGTTTCTCTACTTTCCACGATCGGCCCGCAACCAGCCAAAGCTGCGCGCATTCATTGATATGTGCTCAGAAGTATTGAAGACACGGTAA